The proteins below come from a single Tachypleus tridentatus isolate NWPU-2018 chromosome 13, ASM421037v1, whole genome shotgun sequence genomic window:
- the LOC143236365 gene encoding uncharacterized protein LOC143236365 has product MDITVITFSITSSVAYLKFDKILNFKNLSNSCYHFEDHQLPTKWHVFATSHGKCSCDGVGGVVKRLVAHASLQLPVNDQLLSISDMYHWSKDHIQGIQFFLVNQESVLQNCVKFGLLEYFKKCKTVAGIRSHHSFIPHSTNKMYMRRLSDDDVYTVVTVGSSSESDATAAQIGSSDSNDNYQPGKYVACVYDYEWYVGNIKDRSDEHSDVLMSFMKKSRNELISWSARSRKDESWIPFKHTFCLISAPTVQGSSSRHYVLSEGDLNIN; this is encoded by the exons ATGGACATAACTGTTATTACTTTTTCCATTACAAGTTCTGTTGCATATCTTAAGTTTGATAAGATTCTG aattttaaaaatctttcaaaTTCTTGCTACCATTTTGAAGATCATCAGTTGCCCACTAAATGGCATGTTTTTGCCACCAGTCATGGGAAATGTTCATGTGATGGAGTTGGGGGTGTGGTGAAGAGGCTGGTGGCTCATGCAAGCCTTCAACTGCCTGTAAATGATCAACTTTTAAGTATCTCTGACATGTACCATTGgtcaaaggaccacattcagggcattcagttctttcttgtcaatcaggaatcagtcctgcagaattgtgtaaagtttggtCTActtgaatactttaaaaaatgcaaaactgtggcaggtattaggtcacatcatagttttattccccactctaccaacaaaatgtatatgagaaggctatcagatgatgatgtgtacacagttgtaactgttggtagtagcagtgaaagtgatgctacagcagctcaaatagggtctagtgatagcaatgacaattatcagccagggaaatatgtggcatgtgtATACGAttatgaatggtatgtgggaaacataaaagatagatcagatgaacattccgatgtgttgatgtcatttatgaagaaatcaagaaacgaactgaTCTCATGGTctgcaaggtcacgtaaagatgaaagctggattcctttcaaACATACtttttgtctgataagtgcacctaccgtgcaaggcagtagttctcgccactatgttctaagtgaAGGTGATCTCAACATAAACTAA